Below is a window of Camelina sativa cultivar DH55 chromosome 11, Cs, whole genome shotgun sequence DNA.
AAAGTATTCCACTCGCTACTAGCAAAAAGCCCCACCACGCCAACACAACTGGCCACTAGACTTACGTAGATTATCATCTCCATAACTTCTGAAAAAGTTTGCTTCTTTAGAACTTTACGGAAGGCTAGCTGTTGTAGGGATAAAAGTAGACCAAACCCAGCAGATGAAGAAACGGTGCATATGAAGCCTTTGACATACTCtccttttgtaacttttttggaatttaattcTTCATTATTAAATGCAAGGAGGGTAGAAGATATAGTGAGGAGGATAAGAGAATTCAAAATGATAGGAGTAAGTTTTTGTGAGTTGaggaaataagagaagaaagcGGTGAAGGCTAACTGTGATGCACAGATCAGGGACAGGGTAGAAACAGGTAGGTAAAGCAGTCCGATGGAGTATAGGTAGCAAGCTGCTCCTACAAGAAGTCCAAGCACTATGTAAACCAATGCACGGTTCCTAAGTGAGGTTATTTTGTCGTCTCTTTGAGTTGTTGTATGTGTTTTGACTGACAAGAGATAATATGGAAGTAGAATAGGAAAGCCTACAGGCTGAACTACTGTTGCTAGCCATTTGCTGTTTCCTCCATTGTCATAGTATAGTCTCCCCAGAATTGTAGCAACTGATTGGCCTGAAATGGCAAAGAATGTATAGACGGCTATCCGGAGCCACCGTTTGTATGTATTAGAGTTTGTTTGGCTGCCACTGACCGATTTTTTTTCATCCTTATCTGTTGGATTTGGTTCTTTCTCCTGCTGAACTGGTAAGTGATAATAACACAAGAAATTAGTTTACGATTTATTTGTTGTCACACATaatgaattttgatatattattgaATTATAAGATACCATGATAATCTTTtcggttcttttttttcttatgataaAAGACCAGTAGGTTCTTGACGAACTGGTTTATGCTTACTCACCAATGACTTGTAGTTCTTGATCCCCCTTCATAGTGGATATGGAATCCCCTccttggagatggacaaggaggAACTAACAATGTTCTGAACAGATTTGAAGTATTAGGTATCTTGCTACCAAGTGAATTGCTTCTGTGATATGGGTAGACATGCTGTAGCTATATATTAAGGGAATAGGAGTCGGTCACCGTCTAAGTTTTCATTGTATGTGTCCCCACATTCAGTAAATGCCAAATTGTATATATCTTTCTCTTGCCATgaattttatatcttttgttaTCTACAACCAGAGATGTCACTATTGTTGATCTAGAGATGGGTCGGGTCAAGTCAAGAAGGAAAATGATGTGTCGCCATTATTCACTCAGTATCTTAAAGCTGTGTGGAGACACATCAACCATACGCATAGATAGAAACTTAACACGCATGAACACAATTTGTATGATTGTGTGACCTGTCACTCTGTCAGGATGACTATTTTGAaagttcttcgtcttctttaatttctttggGTTGTTCCGTCTGATTATCTTTCTCTTATGATCAGGCATATGGATTAGGAACACATTTATGGACTTTATGTCATAAATGTCTTATCTTTTCAAAAGAATATTGGGTGGCAGAGGAAGTCACTTTATTAACTGCTATGAATGAGACTTCCAAATGGTACTATTTCTGGTTATTTACCTGTCTTATtaagattttcttctttttttggttagacaTGAATTTATGTTTGTCCTTGTTTCAGGTAAAACTAGAAAGCGGAGTAGTGCATTAATAATATCTTCGTAAGTCATGTCTAACTGGTCAATTTTTATCGAGTGACAAAATCATAAATTGAAGATATCACAAAATTGACatggtttttttgttatataaatgtCTACTATGACTATTCTGCACATTTTCGTAGTACTCATCTTAAGTTGTTATGATTCCAAGTTGTTAGCGATGAACTTTTGTAATCAGCTATCTTGAACTTGGTAATGCCGTTTCACTGATCTTACGATGTAATTTGGGTAATCATAATCAAAACTAAACCAGAGTCATTCACTATTTATTGAAATGAAATCTATCTCCTGTTACAATGATGCAAAAGAAAATTCAGCTGAGACTTCATTTGAGTTGCATCAAAATTATTGTATGTTTATTCTTCATTGTAGGCTGCCTCCAGGCCGATATCAGCTCGATGAAGTCTGTAAACTGTGGAACACCATCTTTCAAGATTTCAGCTTATTTTGATTGCCAAATGACTCTTCTGCTTCTGGTAAGTCAGGAGATTCTGTTGTTGTGATTCCATGACTTTTCTTCAAGTTCTTTTCATCAAGATATTGTTGGTAAACATAGGAAGCAAAACCCCAAATAGCTAGGATCATAGAAATCACCTTTAACCCATTCATTGTGTCATGGAAAATGATGACAGCCAGGATAGGAACCACTGGGAGTCCCAGAACGCTTATTGCATTTGAGAATAGAGAGGAAAGCTCGAAGATTAGTCCTGTGCCACCGATGGAGAATACCTGCCAGGTAATAGCTGTCCACACGAGGTTCATAATGTAGGATACCTTCCCAAGTTTGTAGTTTTCCATTTCTTTGCTCAAAGTTTTCCACTCGCTGCTAGCAAAAAGACCCACCATGCTAACACAGCTGGCCACTAGACTCACGTAAATTATAGCATCCATAACTTCTGAGAAAGTTTGCCTCTTTAGGACTTTAAGGAAGGCTAGCTGTTGTAGGGATAAGACTAGACCGTACCCAGCAGACGCACCAACAGTGCATATGAAACCTTTGACATACTCTCCTTTTGTAACTTTTGTGGCAGTTGACTCCTCATTATTGAACGCAAGGAGGACGGAAGATATAGTAAGTAGGAAAAGAGAATTCAAAATGATAGGAGTAAGTTTTTGTGAGTTGaggaaataagagaagaaagcGTTGAAGGCTAACTGAGATGCACAGATCAGGGAATAGGTAGAAACGGGCAAGTAAAGCAGTCCGATGGAGTACAGATAGCAATCTGCTCCTACGAGAAGT
It encodes the following:
- the LOC104723259 gene encoding probable purine permease 9, yielding MKGDQELQVIVQQEKEPNPTDKDEKKSVSGSQTNSNTYKRWLRIAVYTFFAISGQSVATILGRLYYDNGGNSKWLATVVQPVGFPILLPYYLLSVKTHTTTQRDDKITSLRNRALVYIVLGLLVGAACYLYSIGLLYLPVSTLSLICASQLAFTAFFSYFLNSQKLTPIILNSLILLTISSTLLAFNNEELNSKKVTKGEYVKGFICTVSSSAGFGLLLSLQQLAFRKVLKKQTFSEVMEMIIYVSLVASCVGVVGLFASSEWNTLSNEMKNYKLGKVSYIMNLVWTAVTWQVFSIGGTGLIFELSSLFSNVISALGLPVVPILAVIIFHDKMNGLKVISMILAIWGFASYVYQQYLDEKNLKKSHGITTTESPDPPEAEESSWQSK
- the LOC104723257 gene encoding probable purine permease 10, yielding MRGDQELQVIVQQGKEPNLTVQDERDSVSSSQTEVSHSDKYKRWLRVTIYTFLVISGQTVATILGRLYYDNGGNSKWLATVVQLVGFPVLFPYYLFSLKTHETTPRDGKRTSPRNRVLVYVVLGLLVGADCYLYSIGLLYLPVSTYSLICASQLAFNAFFSYFLNSQKLTPIILNSLFLLTISSVLLAFNNEESTATKVTKGEYVKGFICTVGASAGYGLVLSLQQLAFLKVLKRQTFSEVMDAIIYVSLVASCVSMVGLFASSEWKTLSKEMENYKLGKVSYIMNLVWTAITWQVFSIGGTGLIFELSSLFSNAISVLGLPVVPILAVIIFHDTMNGLKVISMILAIWGFASYVYQQYLDEKNLKKSHGITTTESPDLPEAEESFGNQNKLKS